One window of Sinorhizobium numidicum genomic DNA carries:
- a CDS encoding ABC-type transport auxiliary lipoprotein family protein, which translates to MSFPGLVAVCKVGTTRSAMVLSLAMVLAGCGTRAAVRDTFSLASTPIVERAAATSRQILVPEPSALKTHDGDQIVIRLSKSELQYLARAQWGDRLPRIVQDRLVQTFENTGKVAGVGKPGQGLAIDYQVITEIRAFEISTNGPATAVVEIFAKVLNDRNGTVQTQKAFRAVAPVRGTGNPAFVSALDAAFAQVASDIVGWTLASI; encoded by the coding sequence ATGAGTTTTCCGGGTCTGGTAGCTGTGTGTAAGGTGGGGACGACCCGGTCTGCCATGGTTTTGTCATTGGCGATGGTGCTGGCAGGCTGCGGCACGCGCGCGGCGGTCAGAGATACGTTCAGTCTCGCTTCCACACCCATCGTCGAGCGAGCAGCCGCGACCAGCAGGCAGATTCTCGTGCCGGAGCCATCGGCGTTGAAGACCCACGACGGCGACCAGATCGTCATTCGCCTCTCGAAATCGGAACTGCAGTATCTCGCAAGGGCGCAATGGGGCGATCGGCTGCCGAGGATAGTTCAGGACAGGCTCGTCCAGACCTTTGAAAACACAGGTAAGGTGGCAGGCGTTGGTAAGCCCGGCCAGGGACTGGCCATCGACTATCAGGTCATCACAGAAATCCGCGCTTTTGAAATATCCACCAATGGACCGGCCACGGCCGTCGTCGAGATTTTTGCCAAGGTGCTGAATGATCGGAACGGGACTGTCCAAACGCAGAAGGCGTTCCGCGCTGTTGCGCCTGTGCGAGGCACCGGAAATCCCGCCTTCGTGTCCGCCCTGGATGCGGCGTTCGCGCAGGTAGCCTCCGATATCGTCGGCTGGACGCTCGCGTCCATCTGA
- a CDS encoding MlaD family protein — protein METKANYAIVGFFTVFVIAAAFGFVYWMAQYGRSGEMVELIVNIPGSANGLSVGSPVRFNGINVGTVRNLAIDANDPRYSIAITEVSADAPVLKSTRATLEIQGLTGAAYIELSGGRKGDENILKTALEKGTQAHILADQSSVTSLLATADQILDRANDAITDIQGFVTDVRGPLTATIGNAERFSKALANNSGAIDEFLKSVEQLSGSVSAASKKLDTTLESADALIKSVDPKKIDNIVGNVEQLSNDLKAASGGVSEAIAGFRRTVETYDQFGKNAQQTLKRVDELVASVDTQKVGLVVNDISAASAQARKTVAQISSFAEKISARQEDIDQTITDFTQMSNKLNAASNRVDGILVKIDGFLGDANTPSLSAEVRATLESFRKMANNLSAQIGPITDNLHRFSNSGLRDVEALVTDTRRTVQSLQNTISDFDKNPQRLLFGGETVKQYDGRTRR, from the coding sequence ATGGAAACTAAAGCAAACTATGCCATTGTCGGCTTTTTCACGGTGTTCGTCATCGCAGCCGCCTTCGGATTTGTCTACTGGATGGCGCAGTATGGCCGAAGCGGCGAGATGGTCGAGCTTATCGTCAACATTCCGGGGTCGGCCAACGGCCTGTCGGTCGGTTCGCCCGTGCGTTTCAACGGCATCAATGTCGGGACCGTCCGCAATCTCGCGATCGATGCGAACGACCCGCGTTATTCGATTGCCATTACAGAGGTCTCTGCCGACGCACCGGTGCTGAAATCCACCAGGGCGACGCTGGAGATCCAGGGCCTGACGGGCGCGGCCTATATCGAGCTTAGCGGCGGACGTAAGGGCGACGAAAACATCTTGAAGACCGCACTGGAAAAAGGGACCCAGGCGCACATCCTCGCCGATCAGTCGAGCGTCACCAGTCTGCTCGCGACCGCAGACCAGATCCTCGACCGAGCGAATGACGCCATCACGGACATACAGGGTTTCGTCACCGACGTTCGCGGCCCGCTGACCGCAACGATCGGCAATGCGGAACGCTTTTCCAAGGCACTTGCCAACAATTCCGGTGCGATCGATGAGTTCCTGAAGAGTGTTGAGCAACTGTCGGGATCGGTCAGTGCCGCATCGAAAAAGCTCGACACGACGCTTGAAAGCGCCGACGCGCTGATCAAGTCGGTAGATCCGAAGAAGATCGATAATATCGTCGGCAACGTCGAGCAGTTGAGCAACGACCTCAAGGCGGCATCCGGCGGCGTATCGGAAGCAATCGCGGGCTTCCGGAGGACGGTCGAGACCTATGATCAGTTCGGCAAGAATGCGCAGCAGACACTGAAACGTGTCGACGAACTGGTCGCATCCGTCGATACGCAGAAGGTCGGCCTCGTTGTCAACGATATCTCGGCGGCGAGCGCGCAGGCGCGCAAGACTGTCGCCCAGATATCCAGCTTCGCCGAAAAGATTTCGGCCCGGCAGGAAGACATCGATCAGACGATCACCGATTTCACCCAGATGTCGAACAAGCTGAACGCTGCTTCCAACCGGGTCGACGGGATTTTGGTGAAGATCGATGGCTTCCTCGGCGATGCGAATACGCCGTCGCTTTCGGCCGAGGTACGCGCGACGCTGGAATCGTTCCGCAAGATGGCGAATAACCTCAGTGCGCAAATCGGCCCGATCACCGATAACCTGCACCGCTTCTCGAATTCGGGGCTGCGGGACGTGGAGGCGCTTGTCACCGACACGCGCCGCACCGTGCAGAGCCTGCAGAATACAATTTCCGATTTCGATAAAAATCCGCAGCGCCTTCTATTCGGCGGCGAGACGGTTAAGCAATATGATGGCCGCACGCGACGGTGA
- a CDS encoding ABC transporter ATP-binding protein, with the protein MVQAVMKKQPDEAAEPRETVLSVRDLTVGFGDNIVLDKLNLEVLRGEILGFVGASGTGKSVLMRTVLRLLPKRSGSIEILGAEYDKVSEVERIALDMRLGVMFQHGALFSALTVRENIQVPMREYLDLPQDLMDELARLKIELVGLAPEAAEKYPSELSGGMTKRAALARALALDPDLVFLDEPTSGLDPIGAAEFDELIAKLRDTLGLTVYMVTHDLDSLFSVCDRIAVLGNKHVLVSGTIEDMLACEEPWVKSYFRGKRARSIVREHG; encoded by the coding sequence ATGGTTCAGGCGGTGATGAAAAAACAACCGGACGAAGCGGCGGAACCACGCGAAACCGTGCTTTCCGTTCGCGACCTGACGGTGGGCTTCGGCGACAATATCGTTCTCGACAAGCTCAACCTGGAAGTGTTGCGCGGGGAAATTCTGGGTTTCGTCGGCGCTTCCGGAACAGGCAAGTCGGTGCTGATGCGCACAGTGCTCAGGCTCCTGCCAAAGCGGTCGGGCAGCATCGAGATCCTCGGCGCCGAATACGACAAGGTGAGCGAGGTCGAGCGCATCGCGCTCGACATGCGCCTCGGCGTGATGTTCCAGCACGGCGCTCTTTTCTCGGCGCTCACCGTGCGCGAAAATATCCAAGTGCCGATGCGGGAATATCTCGATCTGCCGCAGGACCTGATGGACGAGCTGGCGCGCCTGAAGATCGAACTTGTGGGCCTGGCGCCTGAGGCGGCCGAGAAATATCCGTCGGAACTTTCCGGTGGGATGACCAAGCGCGCCGCACTCGCACGCGCGCTCGCGCTCGATCCCGATCTCGTCTTTCTCGACGAACCGACCTCCGGCCTCGATCCGATCGGTGCGGCGGAGTTCGACGAGTTGATTGCCAAGCTGCGGGACACGCTTGGATTGACCGTGTATATGGTCACACACGATCTGGACAGCCTGTTTTCGGTCTGCGACCGGATTGCAGTTTTGGGAAATAAGCACGTCCTGGTTTCGGGAACCATCGAGGACATGCTGGCCTGCGAGGAGCCCTGGGTGAAGTCCTATTTCCGGGGCAAGCGGGCGAGATCGATCGTGCGTGAACACGGATGA
- a CDS encoding ABC transporter permease — translation MTSQQSQIAADVVLDEGAGGTGRRYVFSGVWRHETAEAMAAKLKRLRKPVGGQNEIDFSGITAMDTAGAWIIRRFINGIGSEAGGEVRFTGGGQRYIELVRALPTELRQPERDTAMSPLFQRLFAPLGELVVSIWTDIFAAMFILGSAVRGAQLKLGRHAGVSPAAIVHQIDRMGVMAVPIITLMSFLIGAIIAQQGAFQLRSFGAEIFVVDLVGILQLREIGVLLTAIMIAGRSGSAITAEIGSMKMREEVDALKVMGLSPVGVLVFPRLVALTVALPLLTIIANFAALTGAALVAWSYSGITIPTFLARLQEAVDFSSVAAGMIKAPFMALIIGVVAAVEGLKVGGSAESLGRRVTSSVVKSIFVVILIDGLFAMFYAAIDF, via the coding sequence GTGACGAGCCAACAGTCCCAGATCGCTGCCGATGTCGTCCTCGACGAGGGCGCCGGGGGAACCGGTCGTCGCTATGTGTTCAGTGGCGTTTGGCGCCACGAAACCGCGGAGGCCATGGCCGCCAAATTGAAGCGGCTTAGAAAGCCCGTCGGAGGGCAGAATGAGATCGATTTTTCCGGCATCACCGCGATGGATACGGCGGGCGCCTGGATCATTCGGCGCTTCATAAACGGCATCGGCAGCGAGGCCGGCGGCGAGGTCCGTTTCACCGGCGGCGGGCAGCGCTATATCGAATTGGTCAGGGCGTTGCCGACCGAATTGCGCCAGCCCGAACGAGACACCGCAATGTCACCGCTTTTCCAGCGGCTGTTTGCGCCGCTCGGCGAGCTGGTGGTATCGATATGGACCGATATCTTTGCGGCCATGTTCATCCTGGGCTCGGCGGTCCGCGGCGCGCAGCTCAAGCTGGGGCGCCATGCCGGCGTATCACCGGCCGCGATCGTCCACCAGATCGACCGCATGGGCGTGATGGCCGTGCCGATCATCACGCTGATGTCGTTTCTGATCGGCGCCATCATCGCGCAGCAGGGCGCCTTTCAGTTGCGCTCCTTCGGCGCTGAAATTTTCGTCGTCGATCTCGTCGGCATTCTGCAACTGCGGGAAATCGGCGTGCTTTTGACGGCGATCATGATTGCCGGCCGATCGGGCAGCGCGATCACGGCCGAAATCGGCTCCATGAAGATGCGTGAAGAGGTCGACGCACTCAAGGTCATGGGGCTGAGCCCCGTCGGAGTCTTGGTCTTTCCGCGACTCGTGGCGCTGACGGTCGCACTGCCGCTCCTGACGATCATCGCGAACTTCGCCGCGCTCACCGGCGCTGCCCTCGTCGCCTGGAGCTACTCGGGTATCACGATTCCGACGTTTTTGGCGCGACTGCAGGAAGCCGTCGACTTCTCGTCGGTGGCGGCGGGCATGATCAAGGCGCCCTTCATGGCGCTGATCATCGGCGTCGTTGCCGCGGTCGAAGGATTAAAGGTCGGTGGCAGCGCGGAATCGCTCGGGCGGCGCGTGACGTCGTCGGTCGTCAAATCGATCTTCGTCGTCATTCTTATCGACGGATTGTTCGCCATGTTCTACGCAGCAATCGACTTCTAA